The following are encoded together in the Trachemys scripta elegans isolate TJP31775 chromosome 7, CAS_Tse_1.0, whole genome shotgun sequence genome:
- the LOC117880420 gene encoding serine/threonine-protein kinase D3-like yields MALECQPLGTVSVRLQIGLSRESYMLPPEELGYGHLRHLAVELVERKFPEYGFLGVSEKIMLFRHDDASENVLEHLGPDSVMRAGDLIEIVLSASVSLDFTIRPHVLLVHSYKAPAFCDYCGEMLWGLVRQGLKCQGCGLNYHKRCAFKIPNNCRGVRRNQLASRSLGATTSPRTPGLGQNVGGSLEEISHWKWGQQTQGPALIGRPLWKDWMDLNRVKVPHTFQVHSYTRPTVCQHCKRLLKGLFRQGLQCKDCKFNCHKRCEQFVPDECVGEGLAPGTADGESPECPSSKPEPVEGEADGEGTSGHGLAEDTEETEPNPGTLEAELHTSLSPCFSSYIPLMRVVQSCRHTKRRRSAVLLEGWMVHFTSRDPMRKRHYWVLDSKSLSFFHCESGGKFYKELPLSEILQIRPWKGLTPLASSGSPPCFELVTEALVYYVGEHSSEREPGQVWARAEAGKAWARAIRQALWPVNPEPDGSVQEPNSDYESPDDTDISRSYQIFPDEVLGAGQFGVVYGGKHRISGRDVAVKVIDKLRFPPRQENQFRNEVSILQSLHSPCVVHLECMFEGPARLFVVMERLRGDMLEMILSSETGRLPEPLAKFLTAQILSALRHLHTRNIVHCDLKPENVLLASDEPYPQVKLCDFGFARIIEESSFRRSVVGTPAYLAPEVLRQHGYNRALDMWAVGVIIYVSLSGTFPFNEEEDVNDQIQNAAFMYPRQTWASISLEAVSLIHQLLQVKLRKRLSVNKALNHPWLQDFQTWLALRELETRVGQRYLTHPSDDARWQRLAREQGLAWPSGLTVQPSLEEEGDSDNAGEGS; encoded by the exons ATGGCTCTGGAGTGCCAGCCCCTGGGCACAGTATCTGTGCGCCTGCAGATTGGGCTGTCCCGAGAGTCATACATGCTTCCCCCAGAGGAACTGGGTTACGGGCACCTGCGGCACCTGGCAGTGGAGCTGGTGGAGAGGAAG TTCCCTGAATACGGCTTCCTGGGGGTGTCAGAGAAGATCATGCTGTTCCGGCATGACGACGCATCAGAGAATGTGCTGGAGCACCTGGGGCCAGACAGTGTCATGCGCGCTGGGGACCTGATTGAGATCGTGCTGTCGG cctcagtttccttgGATTTCACTATCCGGCCCCATGTGCTGCTTGTTCACTCCTACAAGGCCCCAGCCTTCTGCGACTACTGCGGGGAGATGCTCTGGGGGCTGGTGCGCCAAGGGTTAAAGTGTCAAG gctgCGGGCTGAACTATCACAAGCGCTGTGCCTTCAAGATCCCCAACAACTGCCGTGGTGTGAGGAGGAACCAGCTGGCCAGTCGCTCACTGGGTGCTACCACCAGCCCCAGGACCCCTGGCCTTGGCCAGAACGTGGGGGGCAGCCTGGAGGAG ATCAGTCACTGGAAATGGGGCCAGCAGACGCAGGGCCCTGCACTGATTGGCCGCCCGCTCTGGAAGGACTGGATGGATCTGAACAGGGTCAAGGTGCCACACACCTTCCAGGTCCACTCGTACACCCGGCCCACTGTGTGCCAGCACTGCAAGCGCCTGCTCAAGGGGCTCTTCCGCCAGGGGCTGCAGTGCAAAG ACTGTAAATTCAACTGCCACAAGCGCTGCGAGCAGTTCGTGCCGGatgagtgtgtgggggagggccTGGCCCCTGGCACAGCAG ATGGCGAGAGCCCAGAGTGCCCGTCTAGCAAGCCAGAGCCAGTGGAAGGGGAGGCGGATGGGGAGGGCACCAGTGGGCACGGGCTGGCAGAGGACACAGAGGAGACAGAGCCCAACCCTGGGACTCTAGAGGCAGAGCTGCACACCAGCCTCAG CCCCTGTTTCAGCAGCTACATCCCCTTGATGCGGGTGGTGCAGTCCTGCCGGCACACCAAGAGGCGGCGCAGCGCCGTCctgctggagggatggatggTGCACTTCACTAGCAGGGACCCCATG AGGAAACGCCATTACTGGGTGCTAGACAGCAAGAGCCTGAGCTTCTTCCACTGTGAGAGCGGAGGCAAGTTCTACAAG GAGCTGCCGCTGTCTGAGATCCTCCAGATCCGCCCCTGGAAGGGGCTGACACCCCTGGCATCCAGCGGGAGCCCCCCCTGCTTTGAGCTGGTGACGGAGGCCCTAGTGTACTACGTGGGCGAGCACAGCAGTGAGCGGGAGCCAGGGCAGGTCTGGGCAAGGGCGGAGGCTGGAAAGGCCTGGGCCAGGGCCATCCGCCAGGCTCTATGGCCCGTGAACCCTGAGCCTGATGGCTCTGTCCAGGAGCCCA ATTCTGACTATGAGTCCCCAGATGACACG GACATCAGCCGTTCCTATCAGATCTTCCCTGACGAGGTGCTGGGCGCTGGGCAGTTCGGGGTGGTGTACGGCG gaaaGCACAGGATATCTGGCCGGGACGTGGCCGTGAAAGTCATCGACAAGCTGCGCTTCCCTCCCCGGCAGGAAAATCAGTTCCGCAATGAGGTCTCCATCCTGCAG agcctgcactccccctGCGTGGTGCACCTGGAGTGCATGTTCGAAGGCCCCGCCCGGCTCTTTGTGGTGATGGAGCGCCTGCGTGGCGACATGCTGGAAATGATCCTGTCCAGCGAGACTGGGCGGCTGCCCGAACCCCTTGCCAAGTTCCTCACTGCCCAG ATCCTGTCTGCCCTGCGCCACCTGCACACCCGGAACATCGTGCACTGTGACCTCAAGCCAGAGAACGTGCTGCTGGCCTCGGATGAGCCTTACCCCCAG GTGAAGCTCTGTGACTTTGGCTTCGCCCGCATCATTGAGGAGTCATCGTTCCGGCGCTCAGTGGTGGGGACCCCAGCGTACCTGGCCCCCGAAGTGCTGCGGCAACATGGCTACAACCGCGCCCTGGACATGTGGGCTGTGGGCGTCATCATCTATGTCAGCCTGAGCGGGACCTTCCCCTTCAACGAGGAGGAGGACGTCAACGATCAGATCCAGAATGCGGCCTTCATGTATCCCCGGCAGACCTGGGCCAGCATCTCCCTCGAGG ctgtcAGCCTCAtccaccagctgctgcaggtgaaGCTGAGGAAGCGACTGAGTGTGAACAAGGCACTGAACCACCCCTGGCTGCAG GATTTCCAGACCTGGCTGGCCCTGCGGGAGCTGGAGACCCGTGTGGGGCAGCGCTACCTCACCCATCCAAGTGACGATGCCCGCTGGCAGCGCCTCGCCCGTGAGCAGGGGCTGGCCTGGCCATCAGGGCTCACCGTTCAGCCcagcctggaggaggaaggggacagCGACAATGCAGGCGAGGGGAGCTGA
- the TMEM223 gene encoding transmembrane protein 223 — MAGARQLGLWGLHCCTWRVWGPWARLSGARGLAGPARGLSPLDTHVPRDLLLFRHEQARFFRLLGLFCTGQFAFWAYLAHFAFSELRPTGRPAASARLAPTLPGGASINPTSNKWRYGFTVSCLTVGSLIVAASFVYSRRSVWQVVLRRGGRDVTLSTYYPFGLSSSFTVPLRQVSCMAHRSEVPAMIPLKVKGRPFYFLLDKQGQVYNPQLFDLTVGAYRKL, encoded by the exons ATGGCgggggccaggcagctggggctgtggggactGCACTGCTGCACGTGGAGAGTGTGGGGCCCCTGGGCCCGGCTCAGCGGTGCGCGGGGTTTAGCGGGCCCGGCGCGCGGATTGTCCCCCCTGGACACACACGTGCCCCGGGACCTGCTGCTGTTCCGGCACGAGCAGGCCCGCTTCTTCCGCTTGCTCGGGCTGTTCTGCACGGGGCAGTTCGCGTTCTGGGCGTACCTGGCGCACTTCGCCTTCAGCGAGCTGCGGCCCACAGGGCGGCCCGCGGCCAGCGCCCGGCTCGCGCCCACTCTGCCCGGCGGGGCCTCGATCAACCCGACCTCCAACAAGTGGCGCTACGGATTCACCGTGTCCTGTCTGACCGTAG gctcACTGATCGTGGCTGCCAGCTTTGTGTATTCACGCCGCTCAGTGTGGCAGGTCGTGCTGCGCCGGGGGGGACGGGATGTGACCCTCAGCACCTACTATCCCTTCGGGCTGAGCTCGTCTTTCACTGTGCCCCTGCGCCAGGTCTCCTGCATGGCTCATCGTTCTGAGGTGCCTGCCATGATTCCCCTCAAGGTTAAGGGTCGGCCCTTTTACTTCCTTCTGGACAAGCAGGGCCAGGTTTACAACCCACAGCTTTTTGACCTCACCGTGGGGGCTTACAGGAAGCTGTGA